Proteins from a single region of Panulirus ornatus isolate Po-2019 chromosome 66, ASM3632096v1, whole genome shotgun sequence:
- the LOC139746831 gene encoding ADP-ribosylation factor 1 gives MGNIFANLFKGLFGKKEMRILMVGLDAAGKTTILYKLKLGEIVTTIPTIGFNVETVEYKNISFTVWDVGGQDKIRPLWRHYFQNTQGLIFVVDSNDRERIGEAREELMRMLAEDELRDAVLLIFANKQDLPNAMNAAEITDKLGLHSLRNRNWYIQATCATSGDGLYEGLDWLSNQLKNANR, from the exons ATGGGAAACATATTTGCCAATCTATTCAAAGGCCTGTTTGGCAAAAAGGAGATGCGTATCCTTATGGTCGGGTTGGATGCAGCTGGTAAAACAACCATCTTGTATAAACTCAAACTTGGAGAAATTGTTACTACAATACCCACAATTG GTTTCAATGTTGAGACTGTAGAATATAAAAACATCAGCTTCACAGTATGGGATGTGGGTGGTCAGGACAAAATCCGACCATTATGGCGTCATTACTTCCAAAACACACAG GGACTCATTTTTGTAGTTGACTCTAATGATCGAGAACGTATTGGTGAAGCGAGAGAGGAACTAATGCGAATGTTAGCAGAAGATGAACTCAGAGATGCTGTGCTACTCATATTTGCAAACAAACAG GACCTTCCAAATGCCATGAATGCAGCGGAAATCACAGATAAATTGGGTCTGCATTCACTGAGGAACCGGAACTGGTATATCCAGGCCACTTGTGCTACAAGTGGAGATGGTCTTTATGAAGGTTTAGATTGGCTCAGTAACCAGCTGAAGAATGCCAACCGCTAA